DNA from Candidatus Thermoplasmatota archaeon:
GCATCTACGTCTTTCTTCATGTTCTGGGTCTGGCTTTCTTGGCGCCAATGGCCTTCACATACGTCTTGAGAAAACGGAGGAATGGGCTGAGGAGAACAGTAGTAATCGCTACTGTGACAACATCGGTTCTTCTGCTTTTCTTCTTCTCGTTCTCCAGTACTCTAGCTGGTTTTGAGAGAAGCCCGTTCGTTGGCGATCAGGCGTATGTCAAGCAGTTTGAAACTCCCTGGGAGCGACAAAGTGCCCAATGGATGTTTGACTTAGGGGGAGCATCGGTTGACTTTAACTACTACAGGTCCCCGACTTTCTCCAAGATATCAATAGGTCGGGCTTGTTGGAATAGGACCTGCTCCTTGTCGGAGGTCCAGAGAATTCCTGTCAAAGAAGGTACTATGTATGATTTCGAGAACGTATCGGGGCCATCACTGATTTTGTTTTCAGAGTACGATGTGGAGATTGGATTCCAATCTGAAGCGCTTAGAGTAGGCCGTCATGGGCAAGTCATCTATACGAGAATATCCCCAGAGTCCTTGAGTGAGTTGAATATGAGGAACAGAATATTCGATGCAGGCAAAGCTCACATCTTTCTGAGTTTGGCCTAGTTGTACTTGCAGAGTCTCGGAGGAGGTGGTCTGGTCAGGATCCGCACCCCGCTCGATTCCATCTTCTCGTATATCGGATGCGCCTTGATTAGACTCGGCCCGCTTCCAGGGTTCTGTAGCCAGCGGACGTGAAGAGCGAGCCACTTCTGCTCGGTCCCGCTGATACGGTCAAGGACTGTGCCTTCGAGACCCCGACCACCGAGTCCCTCGAGTCCACCGCCTCCCCGCCCGGCTCGACATCCAACCACTCCCGCCAGATCCATGCGTCTTCGCCCTCCAAGGTCTGCATCTCCGCCCGCGAGTGGAGCCCGTGCTCCTCTCCATCGACCGCCAGGGCTCCTTCAGAGTACCCGAATCCTTCGTTGAAGAACTCGCTGTTCCCGACGAAATCGAGCATGAGGAAGGAATTCTTGTCGTCAGACAGTCGGGTTCCTCGCTAGCGGATCTGTCTATTCAGAGTCTCAGACCGCGTGGACCGGGGAACGTCTCCCACGGACGTATCCCGCCAGAAGGAAGATGCCTATCCCCAGGCTGACAAGGCCTTGGCTGACCAGCCAAGCTATGGCAATTCCAACCAAGCCTAACCAATTAAGAAAAATGTAGCCGAGCACCACGATTATAAGCGCATTGAAAGCCGCTATAGCAATGATTGGCTTGATCTTCTTCAACACCTGCCTTGTAGCTATGAACGTTGAATTGAATGCGACGAAGATGCTGGAGACCGCGAATATCTGAAGCAAGGCCAGGCCCTTAACCGAGTACTCAGCTTCGAATAGCAACAACAGATAATCTCCGAAGAGAAGAACGACTATCACCGCAGGAATCAGAAGAAGGAATATGAACTTCAACGCCTTGCGCACATTGCTCTTCAGTTCTCTCTCGAAATGCGAGCCCTCTGCGAACAGGGACGTGCACACCGCATATGTTATCGCGAAGAGAAGCCATGCAATCGTGAATGCGATGTAATAGTAGGCTACGTTCTCCGCAGGGAGCGTATTCACAATGAGCAGAGGAAGCACAGCGGCGGGCATTGCGGTGAAGATTCCAGCAACGTAATTCCCCGCGGAAAAGTGAATCATATCATTGACGACGCTCTTCCTCACCGTCGGAACCGGTCTGTATCCCGGATTCACGAGGGGCATGAAGACGAGCATGCCGATGATTAGCGCGAAAAGAAGAGCAACGCTCCAGGACGCGAATATGCCGAAGGCTCCGAAGAAGACCGCGAAGAATATGGGAAGAACTATCCTCAAGCCGCTGATCAGACTTCCCGCCAAAACGAACTTCGCATTCCTTCGTGCAACGAAGACCTGATTCATAAGAGGGAAGAGAGCGAAGACCACGGAGAAGAGGATGAAGGACGCGAAGAATATCCAGTTCTCGCGAATGAAGAGCAGAGCGGGAGACCAGATCTCCAGACCCATGAGGAATATGAAGGATATGAGGATGGCTGCGGCACCGCTTATCGTGAAGCAGGAGTTTATCATCGCCCTCGAGTTCTTTCCGGAGGAGGGAAGGAACCTCACGAGACCTATGTCGAATCCGAACCTGGAGAGCATTCCCAGGAAGAAGACGACGGGGATTATGGTTGCAGCGAGGCCGACCTCGTAGGGAGTGTAGAGCCTCGCCACGACCATCCAGAAGATGAAGCCCAGGCCGCTTGCCACGACCGTGTTAGCCATCAGGAAGATGGCATTCCTGTAGAGCGACGTCCTCAGATCGCGGAAAAACTCTGTCACGAAACGCATGAACCCTCCTTCCTTCTACCCCGCTATCCTGAGCGGGCCTCCCAAGTGCGAGACATTCTCCCCCTTGTGATTCCATAAGTCTGATGATTCATAAAGATTTCCTACTTTCTTGCCGTGGAGCCACGCTGTGGGGGTGCTCCCTCGGGTACTATGGAATGCTGGCGTCTATCACTAGATGATGATTGGGTCGGTTATTGAATGGTCTCGATGGGTTCGTCATTAACTCGCCAGAAAGGTACTAAGCGCAGTTTCACCAACCCCCAGTAAGTGTTTTAATACGCACGAAGCGTTCATTGAAACAATCATGAAGCACGCAAAGGTAGGGTTTGTGAGAGAGGCTTTCGCGCCTCGCTGCGTTTTCCAATTCATATTTAGACCGGGGAGTTGGTAGATATGGAAGGCAGGCATTTGGTTCTGTTGGTGCTGGTTACCTCCGTACTGGCAGTGGTGCAACCACAAAACGTGACAGCAGACGAAGGAAACGTATCGGAAACCACTGTTCACTTTGGACTATCCCCAGTGGAAATAGTGGCAGGAATCACCTTCGAGCTTTCGTGCAAGGTGAATGTTGTGAGCTCAGATTTCGAGCTCAAGTCGGGAGAGAGTAGGATTGCCTCCTACGGCGTGACTCCAGGTCCCTGCAGTGCGGAGCTGGGGATTCTTGGAATCCCCCTGGCTCTGCCTTTGTACAACTCAACCCCACTCGGTGCATCTCCCTACTACATTCCCGGCGTCTCTGGGATTACGCTTGGTCTCGCGGACGTAAGCATCGACCTCGTCACAAGTTTGAAGGGAACACTGGATACGACTTCAGCAGCGCCTCTCCAAATATCCGAGGACAGTCCTACATGGGATGTGTGGGGAAGCAGGCAAGTCAACGTCGATCTGGCGTCTTCGTTGACTGGCGGGAGGGAGACAAAAAGCCTTGTGATGAGTCTCGGCTATGAAATCTCACTTGGTGTGAGTGTGTGGTTTCTCGGCTATCGACTCATCGGATTCAATCTCATGGATATCGGCACCATTCCAGGGACTCCTGAGATAACAAACCATGTTACGGCGGACTACAAACCCACGGCGATAGCTTTTACAGGAGACCCCATCGCAACCTTCGAGGAAATCACCCTCTATTGGACGAAGAATCCGGACTCGGACTTTGCCTACTACGAGATAATCCGGATTCATCAATCTCTCGAGATGTCATTCAAGATAGCGGACAGCAACACTGTGACAGCCCATCTCCTAGCCAAACCCCTCCAGAGCTATGAACTGGAGGTGAGAGTGTACGACTATGCGATGCAATATTCATCCACTGACCTAAAGTCGGTCACTACTCCTGACTATCCCATTCCTGAGCCGGTTGTTCTGTTTTCACCCCAAGATCTCACTTCGACCAGTGTGACTTTCACGTGGAGCAAGAGCACTGATCCTTATTTCGATAGGTATGTAGTTGAATTGTGTGATGGCTCTAGATGCCACAGATTCGAGATTCAAGACACAGAGAGAAATTCGTCAGTGCTACCTGTTTTCTCTGGAAGGGATTATACCGCAAAAGTGTTTGTCTATAATAGCTTCAATCGCCTCTCGAGTTCCAACGAGCGTTCGTTCGATGTTCCTGAAAGAAGAGAACAATCTATCGAAGCTGGACCTGTTGATTCCCTGCTAATCCCCATTGCTCTTCTTGTTCTGGGACTTGCTTTGGGAATGATTTCGAGCTTTGTAATTCAAAGAATGAGGAATAGAAACGAGGAAGATCCTCAGACCGAATGATGGCCTTTCGATCCTAGATCATGTGCCTCCGTTCTTTCTCCTTCTTCTTTCCGCATTCTCACCCTTCTACTTCCGTATCACTTCAAATTCCCGCTGGAGATTCTCGCTGGAATCTCCGTAGTTGCTCAGGTTGTATTCTTATCGTTGGAATGCATAATCCATCTGGAGGTCTGCAGAGATGTTTGGAAAATCCAAGAAGAGCGAGTCCAAGGAGACTAGGTCTCGACTGAGGAATCTAGAAACGGCGGTGAGGTCTCTTCACAAGATAGTCAAGGAGCACGATGCGCTCATCAAGCAAGTCCTCGAGCAAAAGCCTCCTCCCACCACAGTCGAAAAGGTTCTGATACGC
Protein-coding regions in this window:
- a CDS encoding lipopolysaccharide biosynthesis protein, encoding MRFVTEFFRDLRTSLYRNAIFLMANTVVASGLGFIFWMVVARLYTPYEVGLAATIIPVVFFLGMLSRFGFDIGLVRFLPSSGKNSRAMINSCFTISGAAAILISFIFLMGLEIWSPALLFIRENWIFFASFILFSVVFALFPLMNQVFVARRNAKFVLAGSLISGLRIVLPIFFAVFFGAFGIFASWSVALLFALIIGMLVFMPLVNPGYRPVPTVRKSVVNDMIHFSAGNYVAGIFTAMPAAVLPLLIVNTLPAENVAYYYIAFTIAWLLFAITYAVCTSLFAEGSHFERELKSNVRKALKFIFLLLIPAVIVVLLFGDYLLLLFEAEYSVKGLALLQIFAVSSIFVAFNSTFIATRQVLKKIKPIIAIAAFNALIIVVLGYIFLNWLGLVGIAIAWLVSQGLVSLGIGIFLLAGYVRGRRSPVHAV
- a CDS encoding fibronectin type III domain-containing protein — translated: MEGRHLVLLVLVTSVLAVVQPQNVTADEGNVSETTVHFGLSPVEIVAGITFELSCKVNVVSSDFELKSGESRIASYGVTPGPCSAELGILGIPLALPLYNSTPLGASPYYIPGVSGITLGLADVSIDLVTSLKGTLDTTSAAPLQISEDSPTWDVWGSRQVNVDLASSLTGGRETKSLVMSLGYEISLGVSVWFLGYRLIGFNLMDIGTIPGTPEITNHVTADYKPTAIAFTGDPIATFEEITLYWTKNPDSDFAYYEIIRIHQSLEMSFKIADSNTVTAHLLAKPLQSYELEVRVYDYAMQYSSTDLKSVTTPDYPIPEPVVLFSPQDLTSTSVTFTWSKSTDPYFDRYVVELCDGSRCHRFEIQDTERNSSVLPVFSGRDYTAKVFVYNSFNRLSSSNERSFDVPERREQSIEAGPVDSLLIPIALLVLGLALGMISSFVIQRMRNRNEEDPQTE